A genomic window from Lutra lutra chromosome 17, mLutLut1.2, whole genome shotgun sequence includes:
- the DPF1 gene encoding zinc finger protein neuro-d4 isoform X6, translating into MATAIQNPLKSLGEDFYREAIEHCRSYNARLCAERSLRLPFLDSQTGVAQNNCYIWMEKTHRGPGLAPGQIYTYPARCWRKKRRLNILEDPRLRPCEYKIDCEAPLKKEGGLPEGPVLEALLCAETGEKKIELKEEETIMDCQKQQLLEFPHDLEVEDLEDDIPRRKNRAKGKAYGIGGLRKRQDTASLEDRDKPYVCDICGKRYKNRPGLSYHYTHTHLAEEEGEENAERHALPFHRKNNHKPKKAPDGTVIPNGYCDFCLGGSKKTGCPEDLISCADCGRSGHPSCLQFTVNMTAAVRTYRWQCIECKSCSLCGTSENDGASWAGLTPQDQLLFCDDCDRGYHMYCLSPPMAEPPEGSWSCHLCLRHLKEKASAYITLT; encoded by the exons ATGGCCACCGCCATTCAGAACCCGCTCAAGTC CCTAGGCGAGGACTTCTACCGCGAGGCCATCGAGCACTGCCGCAGCTACAACGCGCGCCTGTGCGCCGAGCGCAGCCTGCGCCTGCCGTTCCTCGACTCGCAGACCGGCGTGGCCCAGAACAACTGCTACATCTGGATGGAAAAGACCCACCGCGGCCCTG GTTTGGCCCCCGGACAGATCTACACATACCCTGCGCGCTGTTGGAGGAAGAAACGGAGACTCAACATCCTGGAGGACCCCAGACTCCGGCCCTGCGAGTACAAGATTG ACTGTGAGGCACCCCTGAAGAAGGAGGGCGGCCTCCCGGAAGGGCCAGTTCTTGAGGCGCTACTGTGTGCTGAGACTGGGGAGAAGAAGATTGAGttgaaggaggaggagaccaTTATGGACTGCCAG AAACAGCAGCTGCTGGAGTTTCCACATGATCTCGAGGTGGAAGACTTGGAGGATGACATTCCCAGGAGGAAGAACAGAGCTAAAGGAAAG GCATACGGCATCGGGGGTCTCCGGAAACGCCAGGACACCGCTTCCCTGGAGGACCGAGACAAGCCGTATGTCTGTGATA TCTGTGGGAAACGGTATAAGAACCGGCCAGGGCTCAGCTACCACTACACCCACACCCACCTggctgaggaggagggggaggagaacgCCGAGCGCCACGCCCTGCCCTTCCACCGGAAAAACAACCATAAAC CCAAGAAGGCACCTGACGGCACTGTCATCCCCAACGGCTACTGTGActtctgcctgggtggctccaagAAGACGGGGTGTCCCGAGGACCTCATCTCCTGTGCTGACTGTGGGCGATCAG GACACCCCTCATGTTTACAGTTTACGGTGAACATGACAGCGGCCGTGCGCACCTACCGCTGGCAGTGCATCGAGTGCAAGTCGTGCAGCCTGTGCGGCACCTCGGAGAACGAC GGTGCCAGCTGGGCGGGTCTCACCCCCCAGGACCAGCTGCTGTTTTGTGATGACTGCGATCGGGGTTACCACATGTACTGCCTGAGTCCCCCCATGGCGGAGCCCCCGGAAG GGAGCTGGAGTTGTCACCTCTGTCTTCGGCACCTGAAAGAGAAGGCCTCTGCCTACATCACTCTCACCTAG